A stretch of Malus sylvestris chromosome 11, drMalSylv7.2, whole genome shotgun sequence DNA encodes these proteins:
- the LOC126590596 gene encoding uncharacterized protein LOC126590596 isoform X1 produces the protein MCLQQRIPRSKSLYHHFQLSQSPRATLRCCLSFPPYSGSDRLYTNENPSRSSLLTEGFHDDNNDNASHQLGPDESNPSDSHLPSSGPHANTNLAKAELQACVGSNPSKHVEISVGDQHGESTVFVQARSIPRVMV, from the exons ATGTGTCTTCAACAACGCATACCACGCAGCAAGTCACTGTATCATCACTTTCAGCTATCCCAATCTCCGCGAGCGACGCTGCGCTGCTGCCTCTCTTTTCCCCCTTATTCAG GATCTGATCGCTTGTACACCAATGAGAACCCCAGCAGGTCATCTTTGCTTACGGAAGGTTTCCATGATGACAACAACGACAATGCATCACACCAGCTG GGCCCTGATGAATCCAATCCTAGTGACTCGCATTTACCATCCTCTGGTCCTCATGCTAACACCAATCTTGCAAAGGCAGAG CTGCAGGCTTGTGTTGGTTCAAATCCCAGCAAGCATGTTGAAATTAGCGTTGGTGATCAGCACGGTGAAAGCACTGTTTTCGTCCAAGCACGTAGCATACCAAGAGTAATGGTTTAA
- the LOC126590596 gene encoding uncharacterized protein LOC126590596 isoform X2, with protein sequence MCLQQRIPRSKSLYHHFQLSQSPRATLRCCLSFPPYSGSDRLYTNENPSRSSLLTEGFHDDNNDNASHQLGPDESNPSDSHLPSSGPHANTNLAKAEACVGSNPSKHVEISVGDQHGESTVFVQARSIPRVMV encoded by the exons ATGTGTCTTCAACAACGCATACCACGCAGCAAGTCACTGTATCATCACTTTCAGCTATCCCAATCTCCGCGAGCGACGCTGCGCTGCTGCCTCTCTTTTCCCCCTTATTCAG GATCTGATCGCTTGTACACCAATGAGAACCCCAGCAGGTCATCTTTGCTTACGGAAGGTTTCCATGATGACAACAACGACAATGCATCACACCAGCTG GGCCCTGATGAATCCAATCCTAGTGACTCGCATTTACCATCCTCTGGTCCTCATGCTAACACCAATCTTGCAAAGGCAGAG GCTTGTGTTGGTTCAAATCCCAGCAAGCATGTTGAAATTAGCGTTGGTGATCAGCACGGTGAAAGCACTGTTTTCGTCCAAGCACGTAGCATACCAAGAGTAATGGTTTAA